In the Equus quagga isolate Etosha38 chromosome 6, UCLA_HA_Equagga_1.0, whole genome shotgun sequence genome, GAGatggaagacagaaggaaacGGCGAGAATCACAAGTCAGGGTGCCGTGGCCATAAAACCCATGAAAAAGATGCTCTAATAACAACGCACACACAGAAGCGCGCACCAGACACAAACCAGATTCTACTGCGTGgataaaaaacagaacaatgaCAAAGATGAATTCAACCTGGAAACAGACGATTTTGTCCAGTCTCCAGTTAGAGGATGGGCGGCACGGACCGGACCCGAAGGTCATCGCTAGCCCTCCAGCCCTCATCCGCACAGCAAGATTCCACCAGACCTTCCAGACCCTAGCTCTCCACAGCTCTTCACTATGAGGCGGGCCTAACAGCACATAGCCCCCTACAGCTTGGAGACATCAAAGCTGGGTGCTACTGAGGAACGAATACAAGTGTTGACGCCATTTCTGAAAACACCACGTCCTTGAAGATCAGCACCAGGGACTCCTGGAAAGGCCCCCATGCCGGCTGGCCGCCCTCTGACAATACACGAATAGCACGGCTGGGGCTGCCGTCTCTGGGCAGCAGGAGCCCCCCTTGGGGGCCTCCTCCATGTGCGCAATTTCCTAAGGACTCTGCCACATTCAAGGGCAGGCACCCACCAGCCTTTGCTCTGCGTTTGCCTTCTCCAAGAGGTCGGCCTATAAATAAGGCTCTGAGCCCAACGTCACAGAGCTGTCTGTCCAGGGAGCATGAGAAAAGGGACAGGCAGGGAGGTGAGGAGATGCACAGACTCACTTCCAAAATGTACAGCAAAGGACGGTGAGACCAGAGCCTGTGGCTGTGAGCACAAAGGACGGGACCACATGGGAGCCGATAAAACCCAGGGACGTCATATAAATGCATGTAAAATTTGATAACCGAGCAGAAAAGCCCAATATTTAAGGAAAACCTCGTGCGTCGTGTGTCCTGTTTCCATGGACATATGCCTGCCCATGGTcagataaatgaaagagagattttAGGCACAGCGCGCCCGGCTCTCCAGGAGACCTGGTCTGAAAGCCGGGCCTGGACACCCCTGGACCCAAGGCTTGCCCTGGGTGGCACCCTCCTCACTCCAACCACAGCACAAGCCGGCCACAGCCGTGTGCAGGCCGTGGGATGTGGGGCTTGGTCAGGCCGCCTCCGAGAGCAGACACAGGGGCCCAGAGACCAAGAGGGAGCTGCCCACCACCCTGGAGATGAGTGCCTGTCCGGTGCCCAGTTGTTGCCACCACGTGGGCCAAATGCCTGTAAACCATGCGCTCTGATCCAGCACTGCAGGTCACAACCATGCAAGTGTTCATCACACAGCCACTGGCCTCCCGAAAATGAGGCTTCAGAATGCAAACACACACAGTTCTGGAGAGGAGCAGGGCCTTCCAGGCCACCTGCCGTGCTGTCTGGCTCTAGGATGTGTCCCCTGCACAGAACACGCGCTGGCTGAAGATGCAGTGGCTTTGAAAAGGCAAAGCGCTCACAGCCGACCCAGGCTCTGACTTCTCAGATTCTGCTCATGCCTCTGAACGTGAGTCCGGGTTTTCAGTGCAGAACCGTGCGCCTCAGACCAGAGTGCACGGCTGCGGCTCCAGGGCGGGCGCACCGCACGGCACCATTAGCTCGGCCCGCACCACTCACAGGGCTTGTGTTTGGCTGTTTTGGTTTTTGGAAATCAGGCCTCCTGAGAAGTAGGAAAAATCAGTCAGTGCGCACGGCATCTGGACTTTATTCCTCCACTTCAAATGCTTTCTAAGAAACCAAATGAAACCGGAGAAAAACACACCGCTGGCCTTAAAGGGATCTGGCACGCATCTCTCTGGGACTCTGGAACATCTAAACTCAGTTCTGGCAACGGCATTGATTTTATTCCCCAAAGTGTCTGGGGATTTCCTGGACACGCGTATTTAAAGGCCCACACGGTCAGGATGTACACGGGGCTGCGCCCAGCAGCCAGCATCGATCCCGGGCCTTCAGGGCCACATTCACACAGTGTCGGAGCCTGGAAAGTGCTCTTTTCACGATGGAAATGCCACTCCAGCAGACTCTCCTTGTAAGATGGTTCAGAGTTTGGGCTCtagggttcgaatcccagcttgGCCGCTTTCTAGGAGGGTGAACTTGAagaagttacttaatttttcctgcctcagtttccccatctgtaaaatagggatcaCAAAGGACCGACATCATTGTTTGTTTGGACGATCAATACATGATTAGAACAGCATCCAGCACGCGGTAAGCATTCGATAAATACTAGCCAATGTTTCAATATTCAGAGAATCAGCCCGTGAAAGCCAGAATGGACCACGGCAAGAGTCCAAACCCCATCAGACCTGTTGACCATGCCCCCCGCATTTCAGGGTGTGTTGGTGACTTCCCAGTGTCTGCCCGACTTGGCCCTCCTCACTCCGGACCCGTGGACCCAGGATGGACACTTGAGGCTGCTCGTCTTGCTTTGCTGCAGGTTTCTTCGTCCAGTGCATCCTTGAGCCTCTGCCTCTGGGGCCCAGACCCTAGCCGCATCACCGTCCGTCCACCCCTGACTTCCGAGGCCCCGCGCCTGGCACTGGCTCGAGCAGGTCGCCGCATGGACGGCAGCGGGAAGGCACGGCACAGCATTGCTGTGAGTACCCCACGACTGCTTTTCTCCTTACAGAGCAACCAGCAAATATGAGCACCTGCTGTTTGCAAAGCAGTGTGCTCAACCTGCACAGCACAGCAGAAGCCCCGGAGTATGGGTCTCCTGATGCCTGGCACCCATTAAACCAGCGTCTCCGCGGAGCTCACTCCAAGGGGGCGTGCCAAGGAGAGGCTCAGCCCAAGGAGAACGGTCGTTGAGGGTCCGTGCGGCCCCTGTGGACGCCTCCGTCAGCGGGGTAAGGAGTTTCAATAGAAAGcgtaaaaaagaaaagtggtttcgctaacatcttttttttcttttattttaatatttccttttttacataggtttactgaggtataattaacatacaaagAACAGCCCCTATTTAATGTGCACTGTTTGCTGAGTCCAGACACACAGGAACACCGTGCAGCCCTGACCACGATCAAGGTCACATACCTAACCCCCGCCTCAAAAGACTGTGGTGTCCCCccttttttgtggtaagaacacttcaCATGAGATCTACCCCCAACACACATTTTTTAGTGTAGAGGACATTGCTCACTAAGGCACTATGTGTCCAGCAGATGTCTAGAACCTACTCATCTTGCACAGCTGAAACTTTACACCAAATGAACGTGTCCCCATCCCCTCCCGGCAGCCCCTGCAGCCACTGCCCTACTCACTGCTTCTGTCTGACTGCTAACCCTCTCAGAAGAGGGATCAGGTGTATTTGTCCCTCTCTGCCTGGCATGTCTTGCTCAGCGTGAtctcctccaggttcatccacgttatcaaaaatggcaggacttccttcttcTTTGAGGCTGGACATCTTAGCGAGGCCTTCAGGAGCTGGACACCAGCGTCAGAGTGTGGCTGATGGGGTGCCATGGTGTGTCCTCAGGGCTTTCGGGAAAGGGCCGCCCTCCTCGAGGTGGCAGTGGCCTTGGCCACCTGCCCACCTCTGGGAGGTGTCAGCTGGGGCAGGGAGGCGGGAGGCGGAGAGCGAGCTACCGGTAAGATGACCCGGAGCCTGGGCTGGCCcaaaggagtgggggaggggggattCAGCAACAATGCGTGGGCAGAGCTGGAGGATTTCATGCTTCTGCTGCCACCGTGTTTGAGGCCTGGGAAAACAGGTGGACAGAAACATAACACATGAGCCCGGCTTCAGGGCACCTGCAGTCCCCCTGGGTGACaagacagatgcagagaaagctcaCTGAGGAGAGCAAACGCAGGCAACGACTTCACTCAGGCTTAGAAGGCCCGGCGACCACATGAGATTGTCAAATAAAATAGCATCAGGGAGCATCAGCGAGGAGTGCTCAAAGCAGACGTGGGTCCCGGGCTCGGGCAGCCGGCCTGtcctgctctgcctctgcctgtgtcggtcccagcccccagctccacTCGAGGCACCGGTCAGGGGGCACGGCTGACACCGGGTGTGGGCACAGCTGGAAGGCCTTGGCGGGGAAGGCCAAGAACCGGGATCATGGCCGCCCCTGCTGTTTGGGGCCCAGGTGGGCCAAGAGGGACATGCAGTGACAAACTGGACCAACCTCCCTCGGGGGACCACAGCAGGTAAGATCTGGGGGGGTCTGTCCTACCCCCACTTTCTGCCATTGAACTTTGCTCACGTCTCTGCAGAGGGAAACACCTGGGAAAGAGCGAACACGTCCTCCTCCGTCAGCTCCCACACCCCCCGTACAGGTTGAGGCTCCGTCCGCATCTGTGAGCGTCCACCTCCGCGTgacagaagctggaggagacagACGCCAACGGTTGAAACTGCTGATTTCAGCGTCAGACGGCCAGCCCTTCACCACATTCCTCCAGGAAATCAGAGCTGCATAGGTACCTTCCAGTTCCCCAAAAACACATCGAATAAGGACCGATTCCAAAACGAGGCCCCCAGCGAAGGTGCCGTCACACTGGCCGCCCGCAGTGAGTGAGCAGCCGTGATTTCACCAAGGAGCGGCGCCCATGGCACAGCCCCGTGAGAGCAGCCCCTCAGATCCACGGTCACTGCACCTCCCAAGTATCCGCTGCTCTTCGTGAAAACAGAATCTGTCCCCAAAACGGGCATGTCGCTGGCACCCGCCTCCCTAGTGATCACGCCCAATGTCCCCTGTGCTCTCTGGCCAGTGGACTTGACGTCTAAGTGGAAAGGACACCGTTGATGGAGTGATAACTCCGGCGCCGTGGGACATGCGGTGTCGTCCCAGTTCTGACGCAGACTGCTCCAAAACAGTAAACACTGGAGAACGTGCCAATTTATAATTAGGAAGTTGGTTTATTGCTTTGTTTagaaaattaatagtaataaacCTGAATTTGACTTTATGGTACATTCTTAGACTCATCCCACCAAATATGCTTCCCAAACAATGCACAGAACACCAGAAAAGTTCAGGAGAGGGGAGGCACAGACGCTGGGGGCTCACTGGGCCCCGAGGATCAGAGCAGGCATGTGGGGCACTCGAGCATTTTGAAGAAAACggagcttcctctctcttctccctcgaGGGATGTGGTTACAGGAAAAGATGACGCAGCAAGTGCATCATGGCTGAGATCTCCCGAAAACAGAAACGAGGAACTGGGAGTGTGTGTGAACACCGCTGCCCCCACCAGCCGGGCCGCCAGGGCACGGGAACAGGGGGCCCGCTGGCTCCCGCTCACTTCCAGGCTCCAACTGAGGCTCCCAAAGCCAGAGGAAGCGATGCGAGCGGCGCAGAATCGCTCTGCTGCCTCCCACCTTCCTTCGCCCAGCGCCGACTATTCAAACACACATGATACAACGTTAGAAACGTCATTCATTCAAGCCTTGACTCAGGGGCAGTGTTTTCCAAGGCTGAACACCAAGGTCACTGAGACTGAGTCAACATAGCCCGACATCTCTTTAAACTCTTAGATCTGGACCCataaacccacagcaaatatttactttaagCGAGTCAAGGTCACAGCTCGCAGGAAGGAAGCTCTTTTCCCTCCACTTCCCACCGCAAATCAGACTGGACGTGTCGGTGAAGCCCTCCCACATGCAGCAGGACGTGTGGACTCACTGGCCGTGAGGGCACAGGACTGCAGATTATCAGTGTCAGTGTTTACATCATTGTGGACTCACATGCAGTTACCAGAAATAGTCCACAGAAAGCCCGAGTACCCTATTCTCCAACAGTCACAACATACAAACTACAGTACGGTGTCAGCGCGGACACGGACACCGTGCAGTGGACACGCAACATTCCTTCGCCACGAGGATCGTGGCTCCCTTTTGTGGACACACCCACCTTCCTCCCACTCCCGCCCCCTCCGAACCCTGGCCACCAATAATCTGACCTTCGTTTTCATAACTTTGTCGTTTCCAGATTGttctataaatggaaccatataggACACAGCCTCTGGGATTGtctttttcactcagtataatgctCTGCAGATTCACCCAGCCTGTCCCGTGTACCGACAGTTTGTTCTTGTTGCTGAGTTGTCGGTGTCTGTGGTGTGGACTACAACTTTTTTTAACCAAttacctgttgaaggacatctgggttcttcccagtttgaggctattatgaataaaactaatataaacatttatgtgcatGAATTTGTGTGactatgtcttcatttctctgggatgaaTGCCCAGGGGTGCTGTTGCTGGGTCGAATGACAGCTGCGTGTTTTGTTTTAAACGAAGCTGGTACCTGGTTTCCGGGGCAGCCGCGATGTTTTACACCCACCTGCAGTGCCAGAGGGATCCGATTTCTCACTGCACTGCAGGCTTTGGCGCCATCGCTCTGTTTTAATTTGGCCGTTCTGAGAGGTGTTGGCGGTCTCTCGCGGTGGTTCTGCTTTGCATCCCTCTGCTGGTGCTGGACACCTCGGGGCGCTCATCTGCCATCCGCATGCCCTCCTCAGGGCGACTCCTGTTCCTGTCCATTGCCCAGTTTCTCactggattgtttgttttcacaGTGGTGAGCTGTCAGACTTCTTAGTCCTTTATCGGATTTatggtttgccagtattttctcccagtctgtagcttgtcatttcatcctcttaacaggggTCCTTTACAGAGCataagtttctaattttgataaagtctagtTTACCAATTTTTCCgtttatggatcatgtttttaaCATcaaatctaagaactctttgttCCAAGCTTCTGAATATTGTCtcctattttttcctaaaattttttaattaaaattttatgtttaaatctgtaatccattttgagttcaatTTTATAATAGGGGTGAAATTTAGGtcattgctcattttttttctctgcctccGGATGTCCAATGGCTCCAGCACAATTTGTGGAAAAGGCTgtctttcctccactgaagtgACTGTCTACCTTTGTCTCAAACCGGCTGGGCACACCGTGCGGGTCTATTTCTGAgatctattctgttccattgagtgTCGTCTGCCATTACCACACTGTCCAGATTAACGCAGAACATCAGTGTCTTGACATCAGGTAGACTGagtctttctccctccttctttttcaagatcgtTTTAAGTATTCTAGGCCCTTTGACTTTCCATACCAATTTTAGGATAAACTTGTCTATATCTACCAAAAAATCTTTGGATGTTGACAGGACTTCCGTTCATTGGTTTGGAGAGAACTGACGTCTTTACCATGTAAGTCTTCCGACCCATACACACCACACATCTCTTCATTCGCTGCAGTCTTGTCTGAGCTCCTTCACCAGCGTGTCTGGTGTTCAGCACACAGCCCTGCACGTGTTTTGTTAGAGTTATATctaagtacttcatttttttgAGTAATTATAAATGgtatggtatttttaattttggtgtcaCGTGTTCACTGCTACATATGGACATATGTATGGACTTCTGAATGTTTGTCTTGTATCCTGCAGCCTGGCTAAACTCACTTCTCAGTTCCAGAGTCTTCCGGGAAGCCCTTGGAGT is a window encoding:
- the LOC124240854 gene encoding uncharacterized protein LOC124240854, yielding MPVLGTDSVFTKSSGYLGGAVTVDLRGCSHGAVPWAPLLGEITAAHSLRAASVTAPSLGASFWNRSLFDVFLGNWKLLSRGGGRSQMRTEPQPVRGVWELTEEDVFALSQVFPSAETPQTRWQQKHEILQLCPRIVAESPLPHSFGPAQAPGHLTGSSLSASRLPAPADTSQRWAGGQGHCHLEEGGPFPKALRTHHGTPSATL